The Dehalococcoidia bacterium nucleotide sequence CCTGGGCAGTCACATGACCGTTATGCAAATCCAGGGCCGCCAAGATCGACAATGTCCCGAGGCGCTTGTACTCATAGTCCCGCATCACTCGGGATTGCTGTCCTGGTTCAGGCATGATATCGGGGGCGACATTCTTGATGGCCTGAAGCCCCGGTTTTTCATCTACAGATACGGTGATGACCGGCGGTGCGCCACTCATTTCCTCCGCTTCGTTTTGAAGATTGACCTCCTTGTACACGCACAAAACATTCGCCATTTTCTGCTCAAACTCAGGATCGCGTTTCTCCAGGTAATAGGCCATCTTATGAGGGCGTATCGGATGTCCTTCAAGTATCCTCTGTATCGTAGCCTTGGCCGCTTTCTGCAAACAATCGTGTCCCGCTTCCGGTCCATATCTCCTGGCATGAGCCGCCAGAGCGCTCCGCGTCCATATCTCAGCGGCATAGCCATACTCGGTCGGTTTCTTGCAGGCCAGATTAATGACCCAAGCCTTCGCTGCTTCGGTAATCACCGGTTCCTTGGGACGATGATACTTGTCTTTCAGCCCTTCTTCGATACCCACGGCCAGCGCCTTGTCTACCCACTTGTAAATGGTCGGCCTGCTGACGTGAGTCACTCTTTCAATCTCGGTGATTGGCATGCCTTCTGAGTATCGTAACAAGATGTTAGCCCGCTGCGCTTCTCTGACCGGCGCCTTTCGTGAACCGGCCAGTTGCTGTAGCTGTTCTTTCTTGTCCTGCCCGAGGACCAGTGTTGGCCTGCGAGTCTTGCGTGGCATATGGATTCCCTCCTATCCTTTCTGCAACCAATATACCACGAATTGCTTTATATGTAAATATTATGATGAAACATTATACTAGTCCTCCCATCTCCTCTGCATTGCAGAATGCAGATCTCCCCATAACCCACAAAACATAACCTTGAATTTACTGCTATCTTCAAGTATTGGGATTCTACCCAGACGGAAAATATCATCCTTTGAGCTAATCAGTTTGTTGGGTAATACAGAAACAGCACAGTTGAATCCACATCCCTTGACAAAGTCAGCCAATTGGGGGCTAAGATTCCCATTGGGATAGGAAAAGGTAGCAGTCTCCTTGCCAAGCTTCTCCTCAAGATCTTTCTTGGATTGAAGAATCTCATATTTGGCCTGCTCTAATGGCAAATTGGTCAGAATAGGGTGATTGACTGTGTGAGCACCAAACACGACGCCGTGGTTGCTCATTTCTCCGATCTCATCCCAAGACAAAATAAGCTCTTTACCTAAGTCCATAGGGATATCTACGCCAGAAATAGTGAGCAGTTTTTCTATCAAAACAAGCTTTCTCTCTTCAGATAACGTCTTTAATCTCTCAACAATTAAAGACCCAGCATGAGCTTTAGCGAGAGCAGCATGAGTGGAATAAATTCCAAGTTCGTCCAAATTAAGTTGATTGGCAATGCTGTGATGAATAACATAGTTTACCTTATCCCACCAGAATAAGTTGCCAGTGCCGATATGCCCAGTAGCAGGGAAAATAGTGGCCGGGATGTGGTATTTTCTGAGAATTGGATAGGCGTAGATATAATTATCTTTGTAGCCATCATCAAATGTGATTACCACCGCTTTTTGTGGAAGGCCATTTCCTTGCTCGATATCTTCTGCCAGCCTCGCAAGTGGAAGAATCTCATAATTTCGACATAAATATTCGATTTGCTTTTCGAAACGCTCAGGACTCTCTGGTTCAAGAGACCAGCTATCCCTTTTGGGGCAGACCCGATGATACATTAGCACAGCCACCTGAGATTTGGTGAGCTTTCTTCGAAGAAAGGCGTAAGCACCTAATACCCCAAGATTATCAGCTGTTGTCGTTACTAATGCCTTCATCTCCATTTTATAACCCTTTATTGATAGAGCAACCTGCCATTGCTATTTTTATATCTGGCCTCTCTGTTGAGTGCTCTTTATTTTTCTCTGCTTCCAGTAGATACCCACGGACATAGCCCGCGGAACTCTGCAGTTCGGTTTCTTTACCCCTTTTTGTGTCCCATTTTAACTGACGGTCTACACGCTATCAAGCTCCATCTCCTCCTGGACATGATGGTTATCTGCCGGATTTCGCGGTGATCACCGATGGCAAGGCGGCCGATGTTACCACCGCTCGTCATTTCACCCTTCCCACCGGCAGCATCGTCGCCGTGGATCGCGGCTACTATGATTTCGATCTTTTCGCTCAATGGAATAGCTCCAGTGTTTTCTTCGTTACCCGGCTCAAAAGCAACGCCGCTTACTAATAAGTTCATAAGTAACTAGACTTTTCCCTGGGTTTCTGGTACGATATAGTTGTGCGAGATAATGATGCCAGAAAGCTTGACCATCAGACCCTTGAGCAGATACGAATGCGCGCGGTACAACAGATCGAGCAAGGCGAGCATCCGGATGATCTGGCTCGTACGTTGGGCCTGGCGCGCTCCACAGTATTTGGTTGGATGGCCCGATATAGGGAAGGTGGCTTGGATGCGCTCAAAGCGCAGCCCGTGCCGGGTCGGCCACCGAAGCTGGTGGGAAGTCAGTTGAATCGGCTGTATGACTTGGTTGTCGGTAAAGACCCACGTCAGTTGCGCTTCGAATTCGCATTGTGGACCCGGGAGATGGTGCGAGAGTTGATTCACCGAGAGTTCAACATCAGGCTGTCCGCGGTAAGTGTAGGACGGTTGTTGCATAAGATGGGGCTTTCGCCACAGCGTCCTCTCTGGAGGGCATATCAGCAGAATCCGGCGGCCGTGGAGCGGTGGAAGAACGAAACATATCCGGCCATCCGTGCACAGGCAGCGGCCGAAGGAGCGACCATCTACTTTGGGGATGAGGCTGGAGTTCGAAGCGATTACCATGCTGGCACCACCTGGGCTCCGGTCGGGCAGACCCCGATGGTGCGTACGACCGGAACACGCACATCGTTGAACCTTATCTCCGCTATCACCACGAAGGGCGCATTGCACTTTTCCACCTTTGAAGGTAATCTGGACTCCCCCAAGTTTATCGACTTCTGCAGCCGACTGATGCAGGACACCATGGGACCGGTATTTCTCATAGTAGACGGCCATCCGGTGCATCGCTCCAAGGCGGTAAAAGAGTTTGTGGATTCCACCCAGGGTCGGTTGC carries:
- a CDS encoding IS630 family transposase: MPRKTRRPTLVLGQDKKEQLQQLAGSRKAPVREAQRANILLRYSEGMPITEIERVTHVSRPTIYKWVDKALAVGIEEGLKDKYHRPKEPVITEAAKAWVINLACKKPTEYGYAAEIWTRSALAAHARRYGPEAGHDCLQKAAKATIQRILEGHPIRPHKMAYYLEKRDPEFEQKMANVLCVYKEVNLQNEAEEMSGAPPVITVSVDEKPGLQAIKNVAPDIMPEPGQQSRVMRDYEYKRLGTLSILAALDLHNGHVTAQVHDRHRSREFISLLKDLDAYYPAESTIRIILDNHSAHISKETMKYLAGRPGRFVYIHTPTHGSWLNLVETLFGKMARTFLKHIRVNSKQELKERILLGVKEINDSPGVHRWKKFDFAPAF
- a CDS encoding polysaccharide deacetylase family protein, producing MEMKALVTTTADNLGVLGAYAFLRRKLTKSQVAVLMYHRVCPKRDSWSLEPESPERFEKQIEYLCRNYEILPLARLAEDIEQGNGLPQKAVVITFDDGYKDNYIYAYPILRKYHIPATIFPATGHIGTGNLFWWDKVNYVIHHSIANQLNLDELGIYSTHAALAKAHAGSLIVERLKTLSEERKLVLIEKLLTISGVDIPMDLGKELILSWDEIGEMSNHGVVFGAHTVNHPILTNLPLEQAKYEILQSKKDLEEKLGKETATFSYPNGNLSPQLADFVKGCGFNCAVSVLPNKLISSKDDIFRLGRIPILEDSSKFKVMFCGLWGDLHSAMQRRWED
- a CDS encoding transposase, whose product is MITDGKAADVTTARHFTLPTGSIVAVDRGYYDFDLFAQWNSSSVFFVTRLKSNAAY
- a CDS encoding IS630 family transposase produces the protein MRDNDARKLDHQTLEQIRMRAVQQIEQGEHPDDLARTLGLARSTVFGWMARYREGGLDALKAQPVPGRPPKLVGSQLNRLYDLVVGKDPRQLRFEFALWTREMVRELIHREFNIRLSAVSVGRLLHKMGLSPQRPLWRAYQQNPAAVERWKNETYPAIRAQAAAEGATIYFGDEAGVRSDYHAGTTWAPVGQTPMVRTTGTRTSLNLISAITTKGALHFSTFEGNLDSPKFIDFCSRLMQDTMGPVFLIVDGHPVHRSKAVKEFVDSTQGRLRLFRFPSYSPELNPDEWVWKNVKADRVGRAGITTIKGDLATKVIAALDRLKELPHLIRGFFADHNLRYVTA